The Mesorhizobium loti genome includes a region encoding these proteins:
- a CDS encoding spermidine/putrescine ABC transporter substrate-binding protein produces MSKSYRDGLPISPENFVDQLMRLKRGSIGRRDFLGLTGLGIATAVMAREIGIMPTPAFAAENLGDRMSIATWPNYHDPATFENFKKDTGVAVEVNVFGSNEEMLAKLQAGASGWSLFVPTNYTISTYKKLGIIEPLEMAKLPNFDGSQEDPRFTSEGTIDAVTYAVPKNWGTTGFAVNTKKLTKPMTSWKEFWDTAMAEGDSRTMVHDYQLTTIGNALKYYGYSFNSLKPDELAKAEELLLKVKPHLFAVSSDYQPGMRAGDAWMTMCWTNDGAQLHRDIPEIAYVLGKEGGEIWTDFYAIPKDAPNKPAGYALLNYLMNPQVAVKEHLANGAPSTDARVNKVLPKEVLDNPILYPAADLLTPLEFGAAATLTDPGRAELMARFKSA; encoded by the coding sequence ATGTCGAAATCATATCGTGACGGACTGCCGATAAGCCCTGAGAATTTTGTCGACCAGCTGATGCGCCTCAAGCGCGGCTCGATCGGCCGCCGCGATTTCCTCGGCCTCACCGGCCTTGGCATTGCGACGGCGGTGATGGCGCGCGAGATCGGCATCATGCCGACGCCGGCCTTTGCCGCTGAAAACCTTGGCGACCGCATGTCGATCGCCACCTGGCCGAATTATCATGACCCGGCGACCTTCGAGAATTTCAAGAAGGACACCGGCGTTGCCGTCGAGGTCAACGTGTTCGGCTCCAATGAGGAGATGCTGGCCAAGCTGCAGGCCGGCGCCTCGGGCTGGAGCCTGTTCGTGCCGACCAACTACACGATCTCCACCTACAAGAAGCTCGGCATCATCGAACCGCTGGAGATGGCGAAACTGCCGAATTTCGACGGGTCGCAGGAGGATCCACGCTTCACCTCGGAGGGCACGATCGATGCGGTGACCTATGCGGTGCCGAAGAACTGGGGCACCACTGGCTTTGCCGTCAACACCAAGAAGCTGACCAAGCCGATGACGAGCTGGAAGGAGTTCTGGGACACCGCCATGGCGGAAGGCGACAGCCGCACCATGGTGCACGACTATCAGCTGACCACGATCGGCAATGCGCTGAAATATTACGGCTACTCGTTCAACTCGCTCAAGCCAGACGAACTGGCCAAGGCGGAGGAACTGCTGCTGAAGGTCAAGCCGCATCTGTTCGCGGTTTCCTCCGACTATCAGCCGGGGATGCGCGCCGGTGACGCGTGGATGACCATGTGCTGGACGAACGATGGCGCGCAGTTGCATCGCGACATTCCCGAGATCGCCTATGTGCTGGGCAAGGAAGGCGGCGAGATCTGGACCGATTTCTACGCCATTCCGAAGGACGCGCCGAACAAGCCCGCCGGCTACGCCCTGCTCAATTATCTGATGAACCCGCAGGTGGCGGTGAAGGAGCACCTGGCCAATGGTGCGCCGTCGACCGATGCGCGGGTCAACAAGGTGCTGCCGAAGGAGGTGCTCGACAATCCGATCCTCTATCCGGCGGCGGACCTGTTGACGCCACTGGAATTCGGCGCGGCGGCAACGCTGACCGATCCCGGCCGTGCTGAATTGATGGCGCGCTTCAAGTCGGCCTGA
- a CDS encoding ABC transporter permease yields MHGSRLRKNLLTAMLLGPATAWLVVFLVLPFIAIAVFSVGERAPEGGYQAAFTFAQYANLPARATAFWNTMVLAPVGALACLLVAYPVAYYLALKAPQRWRLILLALVVIPFWTSLLMRTYAWMYVLGGRGIPALLAFVGIEDVRLINTPGAVLLGIVYGYLPLMILPIYVSLERLDRRLLEASADLGATPISTFLGVTLKLSLPGVMTGFSLVMILLLGEYLIPTLLGGGKVFFIGNALVDLFLQSRNWPFGSAIAITLVLVSVVVLIAANRISTRVSGARRVDLI; encoded by the coding sequence ATGCACGGCAGCCGTCTTCGCAAGAATCTTCTGACCGCCATGCTGCTCGGTCCGGCGACCGCGTGGCTGGTGGTGTTTCTGGTGCTGCCGTTCATAGCCATCGCCGTGTTCAGCGTCGGCGAACGGGCGCCGGAAGGCGGCTACCAGGCAGCCTTCACTTTCGCGCAATATGCCAATCTCCCGGCGCGGGCGACCGCCTTCTGGAACACGATGGTGCTGGCGCCGGTGGGGGCGCTCGCCTGTCTTCTCGTCGCCTATCCGGTCGCCTACTATCTTGCGTTGAAGGCGCCGCAGCGCTGGCGGCTGATCCTGCTGGCGCTGGTCGTCATCCCTTTCTGGACCAGCCTTCTGATGCGGACCTATGCCTGGATGTATGTGCTGGGCGGGCGCGGCATTCCCGCCTTGCTGGCGTTTGTCGGCATCGAGGACGTCAGGCTGATCAACACGCCGGGTGCGGTTCTGCTCGGCATTGTCTATGGCTATCTGCCGCTGATGATCCTGCCCATCTATGTCAGCCTCGAGCGGCTCGACCGGCGGCTGCTGGAAGCCTCGGCCGATCTCGGCGCGACGCCGATTTCGACTTTCCTCGGCGTGACCCTGAAACTGTCGCTGCCGGGTGTGATGACCGGGTTCTCGCTGGTCATGATCCTTTTGCTTGGCGAATATCTGATCCCGACGTTGCTTGGCGGCGGCAAGGTGTTCTTCATCGGCAACGCGCTGGTCGACCTGTTCCTGCAGTCGCGCAACTGGCCGTTCGGATCGGCCATCGCGATCACGCTGGTGCTGGTCTCGGTGGTGGTGCTGATTGCCGCAAACCGCATCTCGACCCGGGTTTCGGGCGCGCGCCGGGTGGACCTGATCTGA
- a CDS encoding ABC transporter permease, translating into MRAFVIAVFAFLYLPIALVVLFSFNAGHHASEFTGFSVQWYGKALANPFLVEALKNSLFIATTSASLAALCGTAAALGLARVSVRTRAVFDALLGAAIVVPGVVIGISTLVALVQLFGVVNPFLASIWPDDQPPRLALGYGSIIAAHGLFSMALVTMIVGTRLGSLDRNLVEASSDLYATPLTTFRSIVLPQILPAVVAGFLLAFTFSFDDFIVAFFVAGAQTTLPIYVFASIRRGVTPEINAIATIVLVASVLLVVLAQWQLRQRKPSN; encoded by the coding sequence ATGCGCGCCTTCGTCATTGCCGTCTTTGCCTTCCTCTATCTGCCGATCGCGCTGGTCGTGCTGTTCTCCTTCAACGCTGGTCACCATGCCAGCGAGTTCACCGGCTTTTCGGTGCAATGGTACGGCAAGGCGCTGGCGAACCCGTTCCTGGTCGAGGCGCTGAAGAACAGCCTGTTCATTGCCACCACCAGCGCTTCGCTGGCGGCGCTATGCGGCACGGCGGCCGCACTCGGCCTGGCGCGCGTGAGCGTCAGAACCCGCGCGGTTTTCGATGCCCTTCTCGGGGCCGCGATCGTCGTTCCGGGTGTCGTCATCGGCATTTCGACGCTGGTTGCGCTCGTCCAGCTCTTTGGCGTCGTCAACCCGTTCCTCGCCTCGATCTGGCCGGATGACCAGCCGCCGCGCCTGGCGCTCGGCTACGGTTCGATCATTGCGGCGCACGGGCTGTTTTCGATGGCGCTGGTGACGATGATCGTTGGCACCCGGCTCGGCAGCCTCGACCGCAATCTGGTCGAGGCGTCGAGTGATCTCTACGCCACGCCGTTGACGACGTTTCGCAGCATCGTCCTGCCACAGATCCTGCCGGCGGTCGTCGCCGGCTTCCTGCTCGCCTTCACCTTCTCCTTCGACGATTTCATCGTCGCCTTCTTCGTCGCCGGCGCACAGACGACGCTGCCGATCTATGTCTTCGCTTCGATCCGGCGTGGCGTGACGCCGGAGATCAATGCCATCGCGACGATCGTCCTCGTCGCCTCCGTGCTGCTCGTGGTGCTTGCCCAATGGCAGTTGCGCCAGCGCAAACCATCGAACTGA
- a CDS encoding glucose 1-dehydrogenase has product MILKDRIAVVTGAGSGIGRAGAMIMAREGAVVVIADRDEAAGETTASDIRAMGGQAEAIATDVAEDAAVEELIAGTLDRHGRIDILHNHAGIQVGGTLTEVEVDGMDASWRVNVRAQFLAARVVMPSMVARGGGVILNTASNSGVFYDREMIAYATSKHAVVAMTRQMSLDYARHNVRVNALCPGWVDTPFNEPFIAQMGGREAIETYVRTKIPMGRWASADEIAEAILFLVSDRSSFMTGQALVIDGGESIG; this is encoded by the coding sequence ATGATCCTCAAAGACCGCATCGCCGTGGTGACAGGCGCCGGCTCCGGCATCGGGCGCGCCGGCGCCATGATCATGGCCAGGGAAGGTGCGGTGGTCGTCATCGCCGACAGGGATGAGGCTGCTGGCGAAACAACGGCTTCGGACATCCGGGCAATGGGCGGCCAAGCCGAGGCGATCGCCACCGATGTCGCGGAGGACGCGGCGGTTGAAGAACTCATTGCCGGCACGCTCGACAGGCACGGGCGCATCGACATCCTGCACAATCACGCCGGCATCCAGGTCGGCGGCACGCTGACCGAAGTCGAAGTCGACGGCATGGATGCGTCGTGGCGGGTCAATGTGCGGGCGCAGTTCCTGGCGGCCAGGGTGGTCATGCCATCGATGGTCGCACGAGGCGGCGGCGTCATCCTCAACACGGCCTCGAATTCGGGCGTGTTCTACGACCGCGAGATGATCGCCTACGCAACCTCCAAACATGCGGTGGTGGCAATGACCAGGCAGATGTCGCTCGACTATGCCCGGCACAATGTCCGCGTCAACGCACTCTGCCCGGGCTGGGTCGACACGCCGTTCAACGAGCCGTTCATCGCTCAGATGGGCGGACGCGAGGCGATCGAAACCTATGTCCGCACCAAGATCCCGATGGGACGCTGGGCCAGTGCCGATGAGATCGCCGAAGCGATCCTCTTCCTCGTCTCCGACCGCTCATCCTTCATGACCGGCCAGGCGCTGGTGATCGATGGCGGCGAAAGCATCGGTTGA